CCGTCCACACTCATTGCACCTGAAAGGTTTGCCGTGGACTGTTAGATGGTCAGTGAGCTCGGAGTTCTGGGTGAAATACAGGCCACACTCCCCGCAGCTGAAAGGCTTGTCCGAGGTGTGAGTGTAGAAATGATTCAGAAGGCCCTCGCGGCTCCTGTACGACTTGCCACACTCGCTGCACTCGAAGGGCATCTCACCAGTATGAAATCGATAATGGACCTTGAGGCCCTCTCTGCTCCGGTACGATTTCCCACACTCCGTGCACTTAAAAGGCATTTCCCCTGTGTGGAGTCCCTGGTGAGAAATGAGGGAGATATTGTGCTTGAAGGCTTTGCCACACTCGCCGCACCTGTACGGCTTCTCTCCGGTGTGCATTCTGAAATGCTTGACAAGAAAGGCCTTCTGGCTGAAGGACTTGCCACACTCGCTGCACCGgaaaggcttctctccagtgtgtatCTTCCAGTGCCGATTGAGGTGGGATATACTGGTGAAGATCTTGCCACAGTAAGTGCATTTGCAGTTCCTCTTCTCACTGTGAACGGCCTCTCCACTCTCAGCGTTCGCGGCCGGCTCCCCGCCTCTGGGAGTCACCTGATGCCCGAGAAGACCCGAGGAGGTCTGCAGGATCGTCACACTGTCCGTGCGGAGCAAGGGGgtctcagcacagcacagcatttGCTGGTGTAGCATGGATGAACTGACACCTCCTTCTGCAGACAGGCTCTGCTCAGAGGGGGACGCTTCACTCCCCACTTTGATCCAACAACCtgaacacagagaaatactgatgAGTAGCATGTAGACTGTCAagcgacagacagacagacagataggcaggcaggcaggcagacagacagcacaCATTACTAATCGTGATCTGAGATTTCTCACAGAACAAAGGGCGCTAGTTTAGTGTGAAGAGGGCCTGTTACCATGCTGACTGTGTCAAGTTCATAGGTTCTAGGGACCTTAGGGGCAGCAGGAACACAAGCGTGCAGTAAATCACAGGGACGCATGCTAGGAACCGTAACACACTCTTTCCTCACCACCAGCTTTCTGCAAGCCTCAGCTGCTGGAGATGCAGGACACAGAGCAGAAGGCTGTCTAGGCCCCTAACACATGGCAACTGAAGAACGTGGACTCGAGCACTGCCCTGGGCATAGTGCACACTAACACAACAGAGGAAAGCCTCCTGTGTTTCAAAACATTGCAAGGGAACAGACAAAATGTACCTGTCCATAAACACGGAGTCAGGAATCTCAGTGCAGGCACAGAGAGATCTCCACAAGACTCCACCTGAGTTAAATCGTGAATTCCAGAAAGTTCAagtcctaaaataaaataataccagAAGTAAGTGCTCCATACAAGGCCTGGCTGATTTCCAACCCATGATAATCCAATTTCGAAGGAATTTCTATGTCTGTTTGGAAGCTTCACCTGTCAAAGCTGTAAGCCTAACTGGGCAGATTCTGAGCTACCCTAACCtagagccacgccccagcccccaCATTCTTGCCCTGCCTGCGCTGTTCCATGTGTGTCTTCAGGACCAGCTTCTCTCAGTCACACACTCGAGGTCCAGGCTGCGTCATGGCGGCCTTCTCTgctgccttcctcctccttcccttcatgGTCTCTCACGACCTCTCACTTGATTCTTAgtcctgccttcttctcttctctgttcAGTCCTAAGCCCCAGACATTTATTGGCCAATCAGGAATCACTGGGGAGCATTCTTTACAGTATACTGGTTAACACAGCGCCCCAAGATCAGGTTGTAGTCTGGACTGGGACACAGAACTCAGTTTGCGAATACACAGCACGGAAAACCAACCCAACAATACAAAGTCAAGAAGTCTAATGAGAACAACCGTCATAAGAATGTCTTGTAAGAAAAACACCAAATAGTAAGCCCACCAGGGCTATATTCccagcacagacagacacaaggcATGTCACctatagagagagaaaaggaccTGTCACAGAAATGCCATGCATTTACAGTGTCACCAGGTCAGGAAGACATGACCACTGTTAAGACTCCTGATCCCTTAGTGGTACAAAtcattaatcccagtacttggaaggcagaggcagggggatctctgtgagttctagccAGCTTGGtcaatatagtgagttccaggagacctTGCCTTAACCCACCACCTAAACAAATATTGTCACCCCAAACTGATTCCTGTTTGCATTTACTGTACTTAAGAGTGAAAAGTGTAACAAGCCTGTGTCTATCTTCAGCCGTAGGACAGTTGGGGAAAGACTGAGCGTTCACAGGGCAACTGTGATAGGAACATATCTCCTAGTTTCTACCACACAGACATGCTCTGACAGGACGGCAGGAGGCCCTTACTCAGTGAGGACACCAGTGTGAAGATCTCCGTCATCACAGTCTGGTACAGGAGCCTTTGAGAGTCATCGAGCAGCGTCCATTCCTCCCAGGAGAAGTACACAGCCACATCCTCAAAGGACACGCAGTCCTGCACATGGGGAaagttgagtttgtttatatgaagCCTCCTTGTCACGGACTCTTGGGATGCTCAGGACAGTCACTCCCACTTAGCTTCCTACCTCAGAGGGTACCAGGCTGTGAACCTACTGACACCCAGCCGTCCTTCAGGTCCCGCTACCCACTGTGCTCAGCAACAGCAGGCAGGTGGACATGCTGGCTTAGCTGCTTTCCTGTtactgtggagagacaccatgactaggCGACTTACAGAACAACCAGTGCACTGGGGCTAACACCTCAGAGGGTGAGTCTGTAACCTGCATGGCAGGGAGCACGACTGCAGACATACAGGACActagagcagcagctgagaggttAATTACATCCTGATCCGTAGGCAGCAAGCTAAGAGAGTTAACTGGGAATGACAAGAGCTTTTGAGACCtacaagcccacccccagtgccacatctccttcaacaaggccatacctcataACTCTCTCCAGACCTTTTACCAATGAGGACGGAGTATTCAAGCCTACAAGCCAGTGTGGGGCATGGTCACTGAAACCACCACAGCTGCAGCCAATCCAGGCTGGAAGGGTGCCATAGAAAGTCCCTCCTTTCTATCCAATGGAAGGCTAGAGAGACTCCCAGCACAGAGTCCCAGGGCACCACAGTCCCAGAGCTCACCTATGTGTTAAGTGAGGAGTGGGATTCCTGGACACCCCCCACTTACCTCTTCCTGGTTGGCAGGTTTCACTGAATACTGGGAAACCTGTAGAAAAACAAGGCTGTGAGGAACAAGCAAGAGTGCTGGTATTCCAAAGTTCCCCAAGTCCCCTCTCAGACAGGCAGCCGGGTCCCCCAGGTCCCCTGGGCTCCACCCCTTCATGGTGTCTCCTGCTGGGTGACCTTGGATGAAGAATCACTCTCTTCAGCTGGTTACCTGAGGACACGCATGGCAGCCTGCCTCATGTGCTGTTTTATCGTGTGAAGAGACATCGTGATCAAGGCGCCTCTTACAAAAGCATTTAGGTAGGGCTTGGTATAGTTTCACAGGGGTTAGTCCGCTATTATTGTCACGGTGGGAGGCAGACAGTTGCGGTACTGGTACGCTAGCTGATGGAAGCTTTCTGTctgaggggggtggggtggagcacAGACAGCCTCGCCTTGGCAAATTCTCCCAGCCACACACTTCCTTTCACAAGGCCACGCCTCTTAGTTCTTCTCAAACAGTACCACAGTTCCgggtgactaaacattcaaatacatgagcctgcgGAAACCATTCTCATTAAAACCACCACACAATCCCAGCTCCAAAGGAAAAGTATGTGTCAAGTACTTAGTACAGGCTTTTCCTATGCATATGACTAATGCTTGTGTCCAGAATTTCCCAAACAACTGTTTCAGAATGTATAGGTTTATCTATATACAGTTAGTTAAGAATTaggaggcaggtggtggtggctttCATCTTTAAtcctatacagaaaaaccctgtctcaaaaaacccaaaaaagatgccaggcagtggttctttaatcctagtattagggaggctagcctggtttacagagtgagttcctgggcagtcagggctacaaagagaaatggcttacacctttaatcccagcacttgggaggcagaggcaggcggatctctgagttcaaggccagcctggtttacagagtgagttccaggacagccagggccatacagagaaaccctgcctcaggaaaacaaaaacaaaaacaaagcgaAAACCCAAGgggaaaataacaacaacagaaaggtaTTAGGTAACCATAgtaaggcagatctctgaggccagccagaCCTGACTTCGAGAGGAAAAATAGTTAACACAGTAGACTCTGGTCAAATGTTGAATGTTTCACATGTTAGTAactaagtaaatgaataaataaataataaaagggaaagaaagtacTACTCTAAAGTAGGAGGTCCTGCCTTTAATCCAATCACTCTGAAGGACTCAGGTTTGAGACCAGCCTCGTTTACATATCCAGGAACACCTGTACTACtcgctcaaaaaaaaaaaaaaaaattcagataccTGAAGACTAATCTCTATGGTCTAAACCCTAACTGCTGCATTAGTCCACAGCATTCACCTAAGGATTTATAGATCTCTGTCTCTATCCACATAATTTCATCCTTGCTCAATATTCCCCCGGAGATGCTTGGGAAAGTTTGAATAGAACCAGTTTCATCTCTGTTCAAATCTTCCGTGGCTACCTCTAGAAACAAGTCAGCTCCTTGGGTGCACTGAGCCCTTCCCCTCATCTAATGCCAGTAGAGGTCACCCCGGGGCTGTCTCCGCGCCCTGGCAAGCCTTGGGACGCACAGTCCACCAGACGCCGTGAGTCACAGGGGATGGCTCCAGCGATCTAGCACAGAGGTGTCAAAAAACACAATTCCGTCCATCGGTGCCCTACAGTCGGGGACGTGGGGGTCTGCCCTGCTGGCTCCTCGCCCAGATCTCAGCGTTCTAGAGCTCGGGTAGGTGGGCGATCACTGGGCACTCACCTGGGGCAGGGCTCCACCCGCAGCCTCCACAATCACCATCGGGCTCCAGAGGATGGTGGGGTCCTGGGACGTCGCCATCCCCACTCGGAGCCTGGATCAGATCACACGGGTTGTCGCAATCCTCAGGGCCGTCTCTGTGACGGAGGACAAACGCTTTTAACGTGCCGGCTTCCCAGCCATGGCCAAAGCTGACCGCACCAGTTTTCGGTGAGACATACTGCCGGGTCCAGGAAGTTACAAAGAACCTCTGCACGCAAAGCCGAAAGTCCCGCCCAACGGCTCTTGCCGTCGCCGAATTGCCCATTTTCATTGGGTAAACTTCATGCAATGTTTTCTGGGCAATGTAGTTCAGACAGGATCAAATGTCTGCGATCCGGACTCAGCTGCCCGATTGGAGGAGGCAGTCTCAGTGGACTTCTTTGCACTGGTGTGGAGACTATTTTCTCcatgctgttcttttttttttttcttcctgagctGGATCTCTTTTAAATTACAGAacacaggtagatctctgtgtcCTAGAAGCTAGGCTGTCatagtgtgttccaggccagacagggctacacagtgaaagctTGTTTTATCTAAGGTCTAGAAATGTGTGAGACGAGCGAAGTTGCATTTTGCATTTGAGACATTTGCCTTGTGTGAAATGGTACTTGCCAGGTCCTTGAGCTAATAAATACAGAAATGGTGACGgtggaagagggggaaaggacGTGCTTGGATTGGAATCAAAGATTCCTTCATCACAGGGCTCTAGATTCAGATGCTTCTCGGAATTAACGCTTCTATAAAATTAAGGGAATATCGGGAGTCAGCTTAGGAAACTTTCGCCGTGGCCCCGAGGCTGCTCCCGGAAACGAGAACACTGGTGTATCTGTAATCATGACAGTGTCTGCAGGAGTCCTGCTAATTTCATGCACGCTGCTTCTCCATGTTGCACTTCGGCAATTGTCCGGGTCTCCATGGTGCACGTTGTCTGAACTACATTACTCAGAGGAGATGGCGCAtccacctttaattccagcacttgagaggcagagataaatagacttttgagttcaaggctaagtCGCTGTACAAAGAACCACAAGAACCCCTCttacaaaagcaagcaagcaagcaagcaagcaagcaaacaaacaaacaaggctgGAAGGTAGGAGAGGAGAGAGGTTTTGTCTCCTGACACCTTAGGTAAATCTGAAATCTGCCCTGCCTTAGTGTGACTGGTGCACGGCAGCTGGGCTGCAAACTTCTGGTGCAGATGAGATGATAagtgacccccccaccccccattccccacccccatcccccatcccccaccccccatccaccccccatcccccacccccacccacccccatccccgccTACTGATGTTGCAGAACCCTGGGGTCTGGATAGTGAGCCCAGGCATAGGGCTGATGTCCCTGATGGGGATCCAGTCCTAGAAGGTTGTGTTTTCTAATTTTACTCTTCTGAAGACTGTATTTACCTTCTGTGCCGATACTACTCCTGTAAACGTGTGAGCATTACTAAGATACTCCAGATTTTCTGCAAGCAACGCGGCAAGCACCAGCTCCACAAAGTGGCACAGTACAAGATGGACAAGTCTTCTTTGTTCCAGGAAAGTGGCCTCAGAACAGAACAGAGTGGTAATAGTCACGTGAAGCCTGCTCTCCGCCTTAAGTCTGAAATAGCGTCCAGTGGtgtccagtgctcttaactgctgagctgtctgcaTACTTTGTagatttcagttttatttgaTTGTTATTTGAGTAGATACAAGTAATaattttgattgttttgtgtttttgaagaTACATTTTATGCTGGgagttgtggtgcacacctttaatcccagggtttGGGAGGCGAAGGCAGGTGGAACTTtgtgagttccgggccagccagggctgttgcacagagaaccctgtcttaaaacaaaacaaaaaggacatcATTCATATTCTACAATGTGATCAATGTCAGGAAAAGCCCATGGGCCTCTGAGAATAAGTTTTCAAGAGTTGTtgctttaaataaattattttttaattgtagtATGTATAGGTGTcttgtatatatatgtctgtgcaccacccctatctctccagcccatttatAATCCAAAAATCTCCTGCAATTTAATtcttcacttgattttttttttaaatctaggtgACTGCTGTCTTCTGATGATAATGAGGCATTGAAGTCATCCTATTTATCTGTTCATGTCTAGCTATGTTTGAAAATAAAGGACCCTAATAAtgacatatcatatatatatatataaatataatttggaTATATCCAaattggatatgtgtgtgtgtgtgtccaaattCTTAACAGATTGTTCCTCTTATTAATATGTTGTAGCATGTTTTATCTAATCCAGTCTTTGGTAAAGTGTAATTTATCCGAAGGAAGTTTTAACTGCTCATGGTTAGGTTTTGTCTTCCATGTGGTTTGTATCTTACATCTTTTCTTTTCCAGTCTCTTTGCTAGTGACCTTATTTATTGAGGACAAAAATGAGTGAGACCTTGTTTTTAACCCAAGCAATTAGCCTTTGGCTTATAACTAGAGAGCTCAGTTAATTACTGGGCTAGCAGACGGGTTAATTACTGGGGACTATTTGTAGATTCTGGTAATTTTGTTGGGTGTttatgtttggttggtttgtttgttgatttctttctcctcttattTCTTTTCTGGGATTTCCTGTTTAGTGAGTGGAACATGACTGACTCAGTCCTGGTTCTTTTTTACTTCATgctgtcctcctcctctcctcctcctcgtcctcctctcctcgtcctcatcctcctcgtcctcctcctcttcctcgtcctcctcgtcctcctctcctcctcctcctcgtcctcctcctcctcctcctcatcttcctcgtcctcctcctcatcgtcatcgtcctcctcctcctcctcgtcctcctcctcctcctcgtcctcctcatcctcctcgtcctcctcctcctcctcgtcctcctcatcctcctcgtcctcgtcctcctccttctcctctttcctcttctccttctttttcttttttggttttttgagacagggtttctctgtgtagccctggctgtcctggaactcgctctgtagacctcactggcctcaaacccacagaaatcagcctgcctctgcctcccaagtgctgggactaaaggttctgccaccactgcccggcctgtaTTCTTTCCTTTACACTCATGATTAAGAATGCCTTTCTTCAAACAGAAAGTCTATACCCCATTATTTGGAGGTATAGACTTTTGGAGGTATAAATCCTTTGGATTTGAAGGAGGATTATATGTTCAAGACCATCTCCAATCTGAACTACACAAGATGAGGCTTCAAAACATCAAGTGCGGCAGGAGCCGAGACGGCTCAGCTGGGAGAGGCCCCTGAGCTCAAGCTTGATGAACTGATTCCAGCCCTCAAGACCCAAAAGAtgggaggagagagctgactccaacacctgcacacacactgtgtgttGTGTGGGCCACACTGCCCCTACAAACTTGATAAATAAAACgaatgtgtgtgtagtgtcttcTCTGTGCTGGATGGGTGGTCACCAGGGGCCTTGGCTTGTGCCTATGCTGACATGCTTTTGTTTCTACGTGAAGTTTAAGAGTGGAAACTGCTGTTCACATAGTCTTGGTTAGCAGTTGTGTTCACCCAATACCAGGCATATGCCATTTCAGGCTTTCCTGGAGTTTCTGGGGTTCTGAGCACTGTGCTAGAGCTCGGAGAGGCTCCCCTTTCGCAGTGCATCGGCATTCGCCACCCTTGGCTTTCACCACTGGTTTTCACTTTGTAATTTCTACCTTTAGAGGACAGTGTGCACAGATCCTTCTCTTGGCACTGAAGGCTGCCAACGCCCTCTGTCCATTGAATGTCCTTTGTCCTGAGCTCGGCGAGGTCATCGGCTGCCATTCCACGGAATGGCTTCTCTACTCctttacatttctccttttgtTAACTTGTTTGGGTATTTAATAACtctgtgtacatgagtgttttgtctgcatgtgtgtgtgccgtgTGCGCTGCCCTTTGGATGGTGGCACACCACAGCGTGTTGGGTGCTGGAAAGTGAACCTAAGCCCTCGGCACGAACAGCACGTTATCGGAACTGttgagcctcctctccagcccagccTAGGCCTGATTTTAAGTCTTCTTTCTATTCTTGGTATTTGTAGGTTTGAGCTGTTATGTCCCATAATTCATTAAGTTTGTAATAATCTTGTTTTGCGTTAGGTGTTTTTTTGCCTGGATTttggttggatttttgtttttgagacagagttttactaTGCATtgctggctggtctggaactcactatgtagatcatattgctatgtatatatatatactatatatatataatatatgtctatgtatctatacatatatacacatatatttagatatataaatgtatatacatatatataaatatacatatatataaatatacaatgtataaatacatatatacatacatatatatgtacatatgtgttatttacatatataaaaatatataatttataaatttatatattttatataatatatggtatgtctataaatatatattaacatataatatatattcatataatatataaattataatatagtaatataactattatattataattatataattaataattatattataattattaactatacaataattaattatataattaattataacaatttattatataattcattataatataatttatgtattataatttataatatataaatttataaattataaatttataaattataaatttatataaaaaatatataaatatatacacatatacacgtgtataaatacatacatatttatgtatttatatatgtgcatatttaaatatatatccacatattttatatatatggatatatatgtatacacatataaatatataatttatatataaatttatagaaatttatacattttatatataatatattatatgaaaattaataattaatatataaacttataaattataaatttatataaaaatacataaatatagacatatttatgtatatttaaatatgtatgtttaaatgtgtatatgtatatttaaatgtgtatatttaaatacgtatccatatattttatatatggatatacatatgtatacatatataaatatataaatatataatttatagattataaatttatatattgtatataatatataaaattatatataattttatataatatatatagaattatataatatatataaatgtatacatatacaaaatatatgtatatataaaatgtgtatatatatatatatatatatatatatatatatatatatatatacacatagcaaTATGATTTACTTGCCTCTGTCTCACAAGCGAAGGGATCAAACAACCTCGCGTTTACCCTGTCccgtttaattttttaaagactgtttTTTATAGATTAGGCTGCTCTCCATTTTTATAGCTCAGGATAACTTTGAAAGTTCCTAGCcacctgtctccctgcccagaaTGTGTGGCCATCACCTCTGGATTATATGCtgctgagactcaaacccagGACCATGTGATGCTATACAAGCTCTCTACCCATTGACCCCAACCTCCTACCCTCGTGTTTTGAGCTCACCGCTATGTTGGCCTGTTCAAAAGGAGTTTCTCAGcttgagagatgcctcagcagctGAGAGTATgttttgttcttacagaggagaaagtggagttTCAGTGCCTATCTGGAGTCTTCCAACCGCTTTTATtggatgtctgtgtgtctgtctatgcaCATGCCTTTCCATACCACTGGCTGATACACCTACCATCTATCTTATGCAGATGTTTGACcatatatttaaaacactaaAGTATAATATTTTGCACATGTACTTTGTTGATGAAGTCAAATCCCTCTTCAGATCCCAGTCTCTGCTGGCTTTATGATGCACTGACACGCCTCGgtttatgctttatttctgctctattttattttttcttttatatatcatGAGGCCTGCTTGTGGCTTTACCCACCAGTGTCTCATTTCCACTTGCTATCACACGATCCACTTGCTGTCCCCGGGAAGCACTCAACTGCAGGTCAAGTCCACTGTACGCCAGGCGAAAATACAAGGCCACCACTAGCTCACACCACACCAAAGGCCTCCACAAGAGGTCCTGCCCTGCAGTCTGGGAAAGCAGAAGTCTGTGCAGACGCTACAAGACCCTATGTCACACGCCTGTTCGTGGGCATACTCACACTCCTTAGAGGAGGTATGAATATGGTTAGACCTTCATGGTTAGAGAATTCTCATCTCTTTAGAGAAAAGATTTTAAACCAGCAGGTTGGCGGAAATGCCTACACCCCTCAAGAGCTCCAAGGAACCAGCTGTGCATGTTGGCGCGCATGCGATCTAGTtctcaggagactgagaaagGGGAAGCAAGAGTTTGAGCATCCTAGGGTCAGCAGTGAGCTtccataaaaggaaaaacaagaccCATAGACTGTGTTATTTTTCTCAGAAATAACCAAAACTTTCAAGACAGATTCAGAAAATaagtttttctccttttatgataaatcccagcactctgacctCTTAGGTTAAACAGGATGGAAGTGTGGGTGAAGGTTCTCCACATTCTCTTCCTGTCTGGGGGGCGGGAGgatggggtaggggatggggcGTTCACATTGTGAGGCcttggaactccctttgtagaccaggctgctcgcgaactcacagatccacctgtctgtgtctcctgagtgcttggattgaAGCCTATACTTCCCAGCTTggaaaccacattttctttgtttgtttgtgttttgaataagcacacatgcaaacaataatttaaaaagtaaatagtaaaagaaaattaGCAAAACCAAATTGTGGGTACCAGATGTGAACGTTTTTTAACACCATTACTTGGGTGGCAGAAGTGAGTGGGCCACTGCgtgttctagaccagcctggtctacagagggcaTTCCAGGCCAGG
This portion of the Apodemus sylvaticus chromosome 1, mApoSyl1.1, whole genome shotgun sequence genome encodes:
- the LOC127676336 gene encoding gastrula zinc finger protein XlCGF8.2DB-like isoform X2; translated protein: MTEIFTLVSSLRLELSGIHDLTQVESCGDLSVPALRFLTPCLWTGCWIKVGSEASPSEQSLSAEGGVSSSMLHQQMLCCAETPLLRTDSVTILQTSSGLLGHQVTPRGGEPAANAESGEAVHSEKRNCKCTYCGKIFTSISHLNRHWKIHTGEKPFRCSECGKSFSQKAFLVKHFRMHTGEKPYRCGECGKAFKHNISLISHQGLHTGEMPFKCTECGKSYRSREGLKVHYRFHTGEMPFECSECGKSYRSREGLLNHFYTHTSDKPFSCGECGLYFTQNSELTDHLTVHGKPFRCNECGRVFNSSYNFVRHMKVHVVAKQYACRECDKVYCSSSSLYKHRKVHAR
- the LOC127676336 gene encoding zinc finger protein 419-like isoform X1 gives rise to the protein MATSQDPTILWSPMVIVEAAGGALPQVSQYSVKPANQEEDCVSFEDVAVYFSWEEWTLLDDSQRLLYQTVMTEIFTLVSSLRLELSGIHDLTQVESCGDLSVPALRFLTPCLWTGCWIKVGSEASPSEQSLSAEGGVSSSMLHQQMLCCAETPLLRTDSVTILQTSSGLLGHQVTPRGGEPAANAESGEAVHSEKRNCKCTYCGKIFTSISHLNRHWKIHTGEKPFRCSECGKSFSQKAFLVKHFRMHTGEKPYRCGECGKAFKHNISLISHQGLHTGEMPFKCTECGKSYRSREGLKVHYRFHTGEMPFECSECGKSYRSREGLLNHFYTHTSDKPFSCGECGLYFTQNSELTDHLTVHGKPFRCNECGRVFNSSYNFVRHMKVHVVAKQYACRECDKVYCSSSSLYKHRKVHAR